In a genomic window of Caloenas nicobarica isolate bCalNic1 chromosome 1, bCalNic1.hap1, whole genome shotgun sequence:
- the USP18 gene encoding ubl carboxyl-terminal hydrolase 18 isoform X3 encodes MGERSGRQERSKKLELARSETMKAGADVQNSKEEAKEPKAKDQRLTSVFGVADLKNGITSSFSVPTEAIGLYNVGQSCCLNSLLQVFLMNIHFTGILRRIMIPRHAAQMRRNVPYQMLLLLEEMQHGKRKAVFPTAFAHCLSAYRVKLFVQHDAAQLFLTLWNVIKMQMGKPELVEELSDLYTICVQEHLACQKCSVETKRNSSMLTLPLPVLDSNSHKLRTLENCLQYFFHPEELTDHNMCFCEQCGRKTPFLQSMRLVHLPKTLTIHLKRFCFENSAYIHKLSHYLPFPQDLDFSAVLTEDQCQADANEKAAWQYELFAVVAHSGSTSCGHYCAYIRSLTERKWYCFNDSEVCQVSWDDVKCTYGHPSLHWAETAYLLMYMKKQLQ; translated from the exons ATGGGAGAAAGAAGTGGACGTCAAGAAAGAAGCAAGAAACTGGAGCTGGCACGAAGCGAGACCATGAAGGCAGGAGCAGATGTACAAAATAGCAAAGAGGAAGCCAAAGAGCCAAAAGCCAAAGACCAGAGGCTAACGTCAGTCTTTGGTGTGGCAGACTTAAAAAATG GCATtacttcttctttttctgtgcctACAGAAGCTATTGGACTGTATAACGTTGGACAGAGCTGCTGTCTGAACTCTCTGCTCCAGGTATTCCTCATGAATATACACTTCACAGGAATACTTCGAAG GATCATGATTCCACGACATGCTGCGCAGATGAGGAGGAATGTCCCATACCAAATGCTATTACTGTTGGAGGAGATGCAGCATGGCAAGCGGAAAGCTGTTTTTCCCACAGCCTTTGCTCACTGTCTTTCAGCATACAGAGTGAAAC TGTTCGTGCAGCATGATGCTGCTCAGCTCTTTCTGACTCTCTGGAACGTGATAAAGATGCAGATGGGAAAGCCAGAGCTG GTTGAAGAGCTGAGTGATTTGTACACTATCTGTGTACAGGAGCACCTGGCCTGTCAGAAATGCTCTGTTGAAACAAAGAGGAACAGCAGCATGTTAACCCTTCCACTCCCAGTGCTGGATTCCAATTCTCACAAGCTGAGGACCCTG GAGAACTGTCTGCAGTACTTTTTCCATCCAGAAGAGTTGACTGATCACAACATGTGTTTCTGTGAACAGTGTGGAAGGAAAACACCTTTTCTGCAG AGCATGAGACTAGTCCATCTGCCAAAGACACTGACCATACACCTAAAGCGCTTCTGCTTCGAAAACTCAGCCTACATTCACAAGCTTAGTCACTATCTACCATTCCCACAAGACCTTGATTTCAGTGCAGTCTTGACAGAAGATCAGTGCCAAGCAGATGCCAATGAAAAG GCTGCCTGGCAGTATGAGCTTTTTGCCGTTGTTGCTCATTCAGGATCAACTAGTTGTGGACACTACTGTGCCTATATTCGAAGTCTCACAGAACGTAAATGGTATTGCTTCAACGATTCCGAGGTGTGCCAG GTATCATGGGATGATGTTAAATGCACCTATGGACATCCCAGCCTCCACTG GGCAGAAACGGCTTATCTCTTGATGTACATGAAAAAACAACTTCAGTAG
- the USP18 gene encoding ubl carboxyl-terminal hydrolase 18 isoform X2 yields the protein MRQHRPRRRFCPAERGAALRRGCGESCAGSPAGPVSGCGVIVVLRERSFCLCTKLFMGERSGRQERSKKLELARSETMKAGADVQNSKEEAKEPKAKDQRLTSVFGVADLKNEAIGLYNVGQSCCLNSLLQVFLMNIHFTGILRRIMIPRHAAQMRRNVPYQMLLLLEEMQHGKRKAVFPTAFAHCLSAYRVKLFVQHDAAQLFLTLWNVIKMQMGKPELVEELSDLYTICVQEHLACQKCSVETKRNSSMLTLPLPVLDSNSHKLRTLENCLQYFFHPEELTDHNMCFCEQCGRKTPFLQSMRLVHLPKTLTIHLKRFCFENSAYIHKLSHYLPFPQDLDFSAVLTEDQCQADANEKAAWQYELFAVVAHSGSTSCGHYCAYIRSLTERKWYCFNDSEVCQVSWDDVKCTYGHPSLHWAETAYLLMYMKKQLQ from the exons ATGCGGCAGCACCGCCCCCGGCGCCGCTTCTGCCCGGCGGAGCGCGGAGCTGCTCTGCGCCGCGGGTGCGGGGAGAGCTGCGCTGGGAGCCCCGCCGGGCCCGTCAGCGGCTGCGGTGTGATCGTGGTCCTGCGGGAGCGG TCCTTCTGTCTTTGTACAAAATTGTTTATGGGAGAAAGAAGTGGACGTCAAGAAAGAAGCAAGAAACTGGAGCTGGCACGAAGCGAGACCATGAAGGCAGGAGCAGATGTACAAAATAGCAAAGAGGAAGCCAAAGAGCCAAAAGCCAAAGACCAGAGGCTAACGTCAGTCTTTGGTGTGGCAGACTTAAAAAATG AAGCTATTGGACTGTATAACGTTGGACAGAGCTGCTGTCTGAACTCTCTGCTCCAGGTATTCCTCATGAATATACACTTCACAGGAATACTTCGAAG GATCATGATTCCACGACATGCTGCGCAGATGAGGAGGAATGTCCCATACCAAATGCTATTACTGTTGGAGGAGATGCAGCATGGCAAGCGGAAAGCTGTTTTTCCCACAGCCTTTGCTCACTGTCTTTCAGCATACAGAGTGAAAC TGTTCGTGCAGCATGATGCTGCTCAGCTCTTTCTGACTCTCTGGAACGTGATAAAGATGCAGATGGGAAAGCCAGAGCTG GTTGAAGAGCTGAGTGATTTGTACACTATCTGTGTACAGGAGCACCTGGCCTGTCAGAAATGCTCTGTTGAAACAAAGAGGAACAGCAGCATGTTAACCCTTCCACTCCCAGTGCTGGATTCCAATTCTCACAAGCTGAGGACCCTG GAGAACTGTCTGCAGTACTTTTTCCATCCAGAAGAGTTGACTGATCACAACATGTGTTTCTGTGAACAGTGTGGAAGGAAAACACCTTTTCTGCAG AGCATGAGACTAGTCCATCTGCCAAAGACACTGACCATACACCTAAAGCGCTTCTGCTTCGAAAACTCAGCCTACATTCACAAGCTTAGTCACTATCTACCATTCCCACAAGACCTTGATTTCAGTGCAGTCTTGACAGAAGATCAGTGCCAAGCAGATGCCAATGAAAAG GCTGCCTGGCAGTATGAGCTTTTTGCCGTTGTTGCTCATTCAGGATCAACTAGTTGTGGACACTACTGTGCCTATATTCGAAGTCTCACAGAACGTAAATGGTATTGCTTCAACGATTCCGAGGTGTGCCAG GTATCATGGGATGATGTTAAATGCACCTATGGACATCCCAGCCTCCACTG GGCAGAAACGGCTTATCTCTTGATGTACATGAAAAAACAACTTCAGTAG
- the USP18 gene encoding ubl carboxyl-terminal hydrolase 18 isoform X1, whose amino-acid sequence MRQHRPRRRFCPAERGAALRRGCGESCAGSPAGPVSGCGVIVVLRERSFCLCTKLFMGERSGRQERSKKLELARSETMKAGADVQNSKEEAKEPKAKDQRLTSVFGVADLKNGITSSFSVPTEAIGLYNVGQSCCLNSLLQVFLMNIHFTGILRRIMIPRHAAQMRRNVPYQMLLLLEEMQHGKRKAVFPTAFAHCLSAYRVKLFVQHDAAQLFLTLWNVIKMQMGKPELVEELSDLYTICVQEHLACQKCSVETKRNSSMLTLPLPVLDSNSHKLRTLENCLQYFFHPEELTDHNMCFCEQCGRKTPFLQSMRLVHLPKTLTIHLKRFCFENSAYIHKLSHYLPFPQDLDFSAVLTEDQCQADANEKAAWQYELFAVVAHSGSTSCGHYCAYIRSLTERKWYCFNDSEVCQVSWDDVKCTYGHPSLHWAETAYLLMYMKKQLQ is encoded by the exons ATGCGGCAGCACCGCCCCCGGCGCCGCTTCTGCCCGGCGGAGCGCGGAGCTGCTCTGCGCCGCGGGTGCGGGGAGAGCTGCGCTGGGAGCCCCGCCGGGCCCGTCAGCGGCTGCGGTGTGATCGTGGTCCTGCGGGAGCGG TCCTTCTGTCTTTGTACAAAATTGTTTATGGGAGAAAGAAGTGGACGTCAAGAAAGAAGCAAGAAACTGGAGCTGGCACGAAGCGAGACCATGAAGGCAGGAGCAGATGTACAAAATAGCAAAGAGGAAGCCAAAGAGCCAAAAGCCAAAGACCAGAGGCTAACGTCAGTCTTTGGTGTGGCAGACTTAAAAAATG GCATtacttcttctttttctgtgcctACAGAAGCTATTGGACTGTATAACGTTGGACAGAGCTGCTGTCTGAACTCTCTGCTCCAGGTATTCCTCATGAATATACACTTCACAGGAATACTTCGAAG GATCATGATTCCACGACATGCTGCGCAGATGAGGAGGAATGTCCCATACCAAATGCTATTACTGTTGGAGGAGATGCAGCATGGCAAGCGGAAAGCTGTTTTTCCCACAGCCTTTGCTCACTGTCTTTCAGCATACAGAGTGAAAC TGTTCGTGCAGCATGATGCTGCTCAGCTCTTTCTGACTCTCTGGAACGTGATAAAGATGCAGATGGGAAAGCCAGAGCTG GTTGAAGAGCTGAGTGATTTGTACACTATCTGTGTACAGGAGCACCTGGCCTGTCAGAAATGCTCTGTTGAAACAAAGAGGAACAGCAGCATGTTAACCCTTCCACTCCCAGTGCTGGATTCCAATTCTCACAAGCTGAGGACCCTG GAGAACTGTCTGCAGTACTTTTTCCATCCAGAAGAGTTGACTGATCACAACATGTGTTTCTGTGAACAGTGTGGAAGGAAAACACCTTTTCTGCAG AGCATGAGACTAGTCCATCTGCCAAAGACACTGACCATACACCTAAAGCGCTTCTGCTTCGAAAACTCAGCCTACATTCACAAGCTTAGTCACTATCTACCATTCCCACAAGACCTTGATTTCAGTGCAGTCTTGACAGAAGATCAGTGCCAAGCAGATGCCAATGAAAAG GCTGCCTGGCAGTATGAGCTTTTTGCCGTTGTTGCTCATTCAGGATCAACTAGTTGTGGACACTACTGTGCCTATATTCGAAGTCTCACAGAACGTAAATGGTATTGCTTCAACGATTCCGAGGTGTGCCAG GTATCATGGGATGATGTTAAATGCACCTATGGACATCCCAGCCTCCACTG GGCAGAAACGGCTTATCTCTTGATGTACATGAAAAAACAACTTCAGTAG
- the LOC135986262 gene encoding tubulin alpha-8 chain isoform X2: protein MRECISVHVGQAGVQIGNACWELFCLEHGIQPDGTFKDLHNKVNNDDSFTTFFNETVTGKHVPRAVMVDLEPTVVDEVRAGTFRELFHPEQLITGKEDAANNYARGHYTIGKEIIDLVLDRVRKLTDACSGLQGFLIFHSFGGGTGSGFTSLLMERLSVDYGKKSKLEFAIYPAPQVSTAVVEPYNSILTTHTTLEHSDCAFMVDNEAIYDICRRNLGIERPTYTNLNRLISQIVSSITASLRFDGALNVDLTEFQTNLVPYPRIHFPLVTYAPIISSDRAFHEQLSVAEITNSCFEPNNQMVKCDPRHGKYMACCLLYRGDVVPKDVNVAIAAIKTKRTIQFVDWCPTGFKVGINYQPPTVVPGGDLAQVQRAVCMLSNTTAIAEAWARLDHKFDLMYAKRAFVHWYVGEGMEEGEFAEAREDLAALEKDYEEVGTDSFEEENDGE from the exons CGTGAGTGCATCTCTGTCCATGTTGGCCAGGCTGGAGTTCAGATAGGAAATGCATGCTGGGAACTCTTCTGCCTGGAGCATGGCATTCAGCCAGACGGCACCTTCAAGGATCTGCACAATAAAGTCAACAATGATGACTCTTTTACTACGTTTTTCAATGAAACAGTCACTGGGAAGCATGTGCCACGAGCTGTAATGGTGGACTTGGAACCAACAGTAGTAG ATGAAGTGCGGGCTGGCACCTTCCGGGAACTTTTCCATCCAGAACAGCTGATCACAGGAAAGGAAGATGCAGCTAATAACTATGCCCGTGGCCACTACACCATTGGCAAAGAAATCATTGATCTGGTGCTTGATCGCGTCCGTAAGCTG ACTGATGCCTGTTCTGGGCTGCAAGGATTCCTGATCTTCCACAGCTTTGGTGGGGGTACCGGCTCTGGCTTTACCTCCTTGCTGATGGAACGCCTCTCCGTGGATTATGGAAAGAAGTCCAAACTGGAGTTCGCCATCTACCCAGCTCCTCAGGTCTCCACTGCTGTGGTGGAGCCCTACAATTCTATCCTGACCACGCACACCACCCTGGAGCATTCGGACTGCGCATTCATGGTGGATAATGAGGCCATCTATGATATCTGCCGCCGTAACCTGGGCATCGAGCGTCCCACCTACACTAACCTCAACCGCCTGATCAGCCAGATCGTCTCCTCCATCACCGCCTCGCTGCGCTTTGACGGTGCCCTCAATGTGGATCTCACAGAGTTCCAGACAAACCTGGTGCCCTACCCGCGCATCCACTTCCCCTTAGTGACCTATGCCCCCATCATCTCCTCTGACAGAGCATTTCACGAGCAGCTCTCGGTGGCTGAAATCACCAACTCCTGCTTTGAGCCCAACAACCAGATGGTGAAGTGTGACCCAAGACATGGGAAGTACATGGCCTGTTGCTTGCTCTACCGTGGTGACGTAGTCCCCAAAGATGTCAACGTAGCAATTGCTGCCATCAAGACCAAAAGAACTATCCAGTTTGTTGACTGGTGTCCAACAGGCTTCAAG GTTGGGATCAACTATCAGCCTCCTACAGTAGTTCCTGGAGGAGATCTAGCCCAAGTTCAGCGAGCAGTCTGCATGCTGAGCAACACCACGGCCATTGCAGAGGCCTGGGCAAGGCTGGACCACAAGTTCGATCTGATGTACGCTAAGAGAGCTTTTGTGCACTGGTATGTGGGTGAAGGCATGGAGGAGGGAGAATTTGCAGAGGCCCGAGAGGACCTGGCTGCCCTGGAGAAAGACTATGAAGAAGTGGGGACTGACtcatttgaagaagaaaatgatggggagtaa